A genome region from Bacteroides stercoris ATCC 43183 includes the following:
- the uxaC gene encoding glucuronate isomerase, with translation MKNFMDENFLLQTETAQKLYHEHAAKMPIIDYHCHLIPQMVADDYQFKSLTEIWLGGDHYKWRAMRTNGVDERFCTGKDTTDWEKFEKWAETVPYTFRNPLYHWTHLELKTAFGIDKILNPKTAREIYDECNEKLKQPEYSARGMMRRYHVETVCTTDDPIDSLEYHIKTRESGFEIKMLPTWRPDKAMAVEVPGDFRAYVEKLAEVSGVTISTFDDMIAALRKRHDFFAAQGCKLSDHGIEEFYAEDYTDAEIKAIFNKVYGGTALTKEEILKFKSAMLVAFGEMDWEKGWTQQFHYGAIRNNNSKMFKLLGPDTGFDSIGEFTTAKAMAKFLDRLNSEGKLTKTILYNLNPCANEVIATMLGNFQDGTVAGKIQFGSGWWFLDQKDGMEKQMNALSVLGLLSRFVGMLTDSRSFLSYPRHEYFRRTLCNLVGRDVENGEIPVSEMERVNQMIEDISYYNAKKFFQF, from the coding sequence ATGAAAAACTTTATGGACGAGAACTTCCTGTTGCAGACTGAAACCGCGCAGAAGTTGTACCACGAACATGCGGCTAAAATGCCGATTATTGACTATCACTGTCATTTAATTCCACAAATGGTAGCAGACGACTACCAATTCAAGTCACTGACGGAAATCTGGCTGGGAGGCGACCACTACAAGTGGCGTGCCATGCGCACCAACGGTGTGGACGAACGTTTCTGTACCGGCAAGGACACCACCGATTGGGAAAAGTTTGAGAAATGGGCGGAAACCGTACCTTATACTTTCCGCAATCCTTTGTATCACTGGACGCACCTGGAGTTGAAGACGGCATTCGGCATTGACAAGATTCTGAACCCCAAGACCGCACGTGAAATCTACGACGAATGTAACGAGAAACTGAAACAACCCGAATATTCTGCCCGCGGCATGATGCGCCGTTATCACGTGGAAACCGTGTGTACTACGGACGACCCCATTGACTCGCTGGAATATCATATCAAGACCCGTGAGAGCGGATTTGAGATAAAGATGCTTCCTACCTGGCGCCCCGACAAGGCGATGGCGGTGGAAGTTCCCGGCGATTTCCGTGCTTACGTAGAGAAGCTGGCGGAAGTAAGCGGTGTGACTATTTCTACTTTCGACGATATGATTGCCGCTTTGCGCAAGCGTCATGACTTCTTTGCCGCCCAAGGATGCAAGCTGTCCGACCACGGCATCGAAGAATTCTATGCGGAAGACTATACGGATGCGGAAATTAAGGCAATCTTCAATAAGGTATATGGCGGTACTGCACTGACTAAGGAAGAAATCCTGAAGTTCAAGTCGGCTATGCTGGTTGCCTTTGGCGAGATGGATTGGGAAAAGGGCTGGACACAGCAATTCCACTACGGGGCTATCCGCAACAACAACAGCAAAATGTTCAAACTGCTCGGTCCCGACACTGGTTTCGACTCTATCGGCGAGTTTACAACCGCCAAGGCGATGGCTAAATTCCTCGACCGTCTGAATTCGGAAGGCAAACTGACAAAGACCATTCTGTATAATCTGAACCCATGTGCCAATGAGGTAATCGCTACCATGTTGGGCAACTTCCAGGACGGTACTGTTGCCGGCAAGATTCAATTCGGTTCGGGATGGTGGTTCCTCGACCAGAAAGACGGTATGGAAAAACAGATGAATGCACTCTCCGTACTCGGCCTGCTGAGCCGTTTCGTAGGTATGCTGACAGACTCGCGTTCTTTCCTCTCCTACCCGCGTCATGAATACTTCCGCCGCACGTTGTGTAACCTCGTAGGCCGTGATGTGGAAAACGGTGAAATTCCTGTTTCCGAAATGGAACGCGTCAATCAGATGATTGAGGACATCAGTTATTACAACGCCAAGAAGTTCTTCCAGTTCTAA
- a CDS encoding HAD family hydrolase, producing the protein MKDKIEVVAFDADDTLWENEVYFQEFEHQFCDLLKAYQPQSAVSQELFKTEMKNLHMYGYGLKSMMLSMIETACRITGGEGNMHCVKEIVRLGQELLQRPVTLLDGVEEVLLRLQGKYRLVLATKGDLFDQRRKVRESGLMHYFCHIEIMSDKKEADYRKLLTTVECAPQNFLMLGNSVKSDILPVLELGGYAAHIPYHVTWQYETHDGDIAHPNFIRLKNITDIMEYLL; encoded by the coding sequence ATGAAAGATAAAATAGAAGTAGTAGCATTCGATGCAGACGATACCCTTTGGGAAAACGAGGTTTATTTTCAGGAGTTTGAGCATCAGTTCTGTGATTTACTGAAAGCGTACCAACCGCAGAGTGCCGTTTCGCAGGAACTGTTCAAGACAGAGATGAAAAACCTGCACATGTATGGCTACGGTTTGAAAAGCATGATGCTCAGCATGATTGAAACAGCCTGCCGGATTACCGGAGGAGAAGGTAACATGCATTGCGTGAAAGAAATCGTCAGGTTGGGGCAGGAGCTTCTTCAAAGACCCGTAACGCTTCTGGACGGGGTGGAAGAGGTGCTGCTCCGCCTGCAAGGAAAATACAGGCTGGTACTGGCGACCAAAGGAGACCTGTTCGACCAAAGAAGAAAAGTCCGGGAGTCGGGATTGATGCACTACTTCTGCCACATCGAGATAATGAGTGACAAGAAAGAAGCCGATTATCGGAAACTACTTACCACCGTGGAATGCGCCCCGCAGAATTTCCTGATGTTGGGAAACTCCGTCAAGTCGGACATACTGCCGGTTTTGGAGCTGGGCGGATATGCAGCCCACATTCCTTACCACGTCACCTGGCAGTATGAAACCCATGATGGGGATATTGCGCATCCCAACTTCATCCGGTTAAAAAACATCACGGATATAATGGAATATCTCCTGTAA
- a CDS encoding peptide MFS transporter — MTQSPQTNAKGFSKAFWVSNTVELFERMAYYAVFIVLTIYLSNILGFNDFEASMISGLFSGGLYLLPIFTGAYADKIGFRKSMIIAFSLLSAGYLGLGVLPTLLEAAGLVEYGEVTRFSGLADSSERWMIVPVLFVIMLGGSFIKSIISASVAKETTEATRARGYSIFYMMVNFGAFTGKTIIDPLRNAIGEQAYIYINFFSATMTILALLSVVLLYKSAHTAGEGKSMREIGQGFLRIITNWRLLILILIVTGFWMVQQQLYATMPKYVIRMAGETAKPGWIANVNPFVVVCCVSFITRWMAKRTAITSMNIGMFLIPVSALLMACGNLLGNEIISGMSNITLMMILGIVVQALAECFISPRYLEYFSLQAPEGEEGMYLGFSHLHSFLSSIFGFGIAGVLLTKYCPDPALFATREAWEAASVNAHYIWYYFAGIGLVAAIALLIFAKTTESIDKKKKV; from the coding sequence ATGACTCAATCACCCCAAACTAATGCCAAAGGTTTCAGCAAAGCCTTTTGGGTAAGCAACACAGTAGAACTTTTTGAACGCATGGCATATTATGCCGTATTTATTGTTCTTACCATTTATCTGTCCAACATTTTAGGTTTTAACGATTTTGAAGCGAGTATGATTTCCGGCCTGTTTTCGGGCGGACTGTATCTGCTTCCCATTTTTACCGGAGCTTATGCCGATAAGATAGGTTTCCGTAAATCAATGATTATCGCATTTTCCTTACTGTCTGCAGGATATTTGGGTCTGGGCGTGCTGCCTACACTGCTGGAAGCTGCCGGACTGGTGGAATATGGCGAAGTTACGCGCTTTTCAGGGCTGGCCGACAGTAGCGAACGGTGGATGATTGTTCCCGTTTTGTTTGTCATCATGCTCGGCGGTTCGTTCATCAAATCTATCATATCCGCATCGGTTGCGAAAGAAACCACCGAAGCAACCCGCGCCCGTGGTTATTCAATCTTTTATATGATGGTGAACTTCGGTGCTTTTACCGGAAAGACCATTATCGACCCCTTACGCAACGCTATCGGTGAGCAGGCCTATATCTATATCAACTTCTTCTCTGCCACAATGACTATTCTGGCGTTGCTGTCCGTTGTCCTTCTGTATAAATCGGCACATACGGCAGGCGAAGGTAAAAGTATGCGCGAAATAGGCCAAGGTTTTCTGCGCATCATCACCAACTGGCGTTTATTGATTCTTATCCTTATCGTAACTGGATTCTGGATGGTACAGCAACAATTATATGCCACAATGCCCAAGTATGTTATCCGTATGGCGGGCGAAACGGCCAAGCCGGGCTGGATAGCCAATGTAAATCCTTTTGTTGTGGTTTGCTGTGTAAGTTTCATCACCAGGTGGATGGCAAAGCGTACGGCTATTACGTCCATGAACATCGGTATGTTCCTGATTCCTGTTTCCGCGTTACTGATGGCGTGTGGAAACCTGCTGGGCAACGAGATTATTTCCGGCATGAGCAATATTACATTGATGATGATACTCGGTATTGTAGTTCAAGCTTTGGCGGAATGCTTTATTTCTCCGCGCTATCTGGAATATTTCTCTTTACAGGCTCCTGAGGGAGAAGAAGGCATGTATCTCGGATTCAGCCATCTCCATTCTTTCCTGTCCTCTATTTTCGGTTTTGGCATAGCGGGTGTATTGCTTACCAAATATTGTCCCGACCCGGCTTTATTTGCAACCCGGGAAGCTTGGGAAGCTGCCAGCGTCAATGCGCATTACATCTGGTATTACTTTGCGGGAATAGGATTGGTGGCTGCCATAGCGTTGCTGATTTTTGCCAAAACCACCGAATCCATCGACAAAAAGAAGAAAGTATAA
- a CDS encoding MBL fold metallo-hydrolase: protein MKVRFISLASGSSGNCYYIGTEKYGILIDAGIAVRTIKKGLKEAGINMEMIRAVFVTHDHADHIKAVGGLGEKLNIPIYTTARIHEGINKSYCMTEKLHSSVRYLEKQQPMQLEDFRIESFEVPHDGTDNVGYCIEIDGKVFSFLTDLGEITPTAAHYICKANYLILEANYDDEMLRMGTYPQYLKERITGRTGHMSNIDTAEFLAENFTEHLQYIWLCHLSKDNNHPELAYKTVEWKLREKGIIVGKDVQLCALKRTTPSELYEFE from the coding sequence ATGAAAGTAAGATTTATAAGCCTTGCAAGTGGTAGCAGTGGCAACTGCTATTATATAGGCACAGAAAAATACGGAATACTTATTGATGCCGGTATCGCTGTCCGTACCATAAAAAAAGGATTAAAAGAGGCAGGTATCAACATGGAAATGATACGTGCGGTGTTTGTTACCCATGACCATGCCGACCATATAAAAGCGGTAGGCGGATTGGGAGAAAAACTGAATATACCTATTTATACAACGGCACGCATTCACGAAGGTATTAATAAGAGTTATTGCATGACGGAGAAGTTGCATTCATCCGTCCGCTATCTGGAGAAACAACAGCCTATGCAACTGGAAGATTTCCGTATCGAATCTTTTGAAGTTCCTCATGACGGTACGGACAATGTGGGATATTGCATCGAGATAGACGGAAAGGTATTCTCTTTTCTTACCGACCTCGGAGAAATAACTCCTACCGCAGCACATTATATCTGCAAAGCCAACTATTTGATACTGGAAGCCAATTACGATGATGAAATGCTGCGTATGGGTACTTATCCCCAATACCTGAAAGAGCGCATAACCGGTCGTACCGGACACATGAGTAACATTGATACCGCAGAATTCCTTGCAGAAAATTTCACAGAACATCTGCAATACATCTGGCTTTGCCATCTAAGTAAAGATAACAATCACCCGGAGCTGGCCTATAAAACTGTTGAATGGAAATTAAGAGAAAAAGGTATCATCGTAGGTAAAGACGTACAACTCTGCGCTTTAAAGAGAACTACGCCTTCCGAACTATATGAGTTTGAATAA
- a CDS encoding DUF1266 domain-containing protein, whose product MEDVCLIAEEMQKNGWCPAGQMPQSVIAWDLVRLVNLGRWAYLCDYIREDEMWHIMQVAADTALEHFSSWEEYGRSFIMGRGVWHGDPTDSETAYEIVELLLKNGESPWKQSMWKE is encoded by the coding sequence ATGGAAGATGTTTGTTTGATTGCAGAGGAAATGCAGAAAAACGGCTGGTGTCCTGCCGGGCAAATGCCTCAGAGTGTCATCGCTTGGGATTTGGTGCGTTTGGTGAATCTGGGACGTTGGGCATATCTTTGCGATTATATCCGTGAAGATGAGATGTGGCATATCATGCAGGTAGCGGCAGATACTGCGCTCGAACACTTTTCTTCATGGGAAGAATACGGACGGAGTTTCATCATGGGGCGTGGAGTATGGCATGGCGATCCGACAGACAGCGAAACAGCATACGAGATAGTAGAGCTCTTGCTGAAGAACGGTGAATCACCCTGGAAACAGTCTATGTGGAAAGAATAA
- a CDS encoding DUF1266 domain-containing protein, producing MDNNFWISAAIAAVVGGAWLFKKGKSTYSFIRKIRRSFKGVCLNPKSRLTDEQCKKIAIGAMYASQQGAYQNSIETGIPDMLPKILGEWWGIETTEDARKELDYLCQKGYRYYFPFVYQAFLLDKPEEQDEIFQQNMTSQEDYDKIVMQFQNLQETYEELLSCKVIVSKEDLKRYGVAGWDAGRICFLARACCEMDYISEADAWRYIDVAYDMAHSAFSSWNDMAMSYVIGRSLWGGKSAYNSVMKSTADELMTHENSPWRKYVW from the coding sequence ATGGACAACAATTTTTGGATATCCGCTGCAATAGCTGCTGTTGTGGGTGGGGCCTGGCTTTTCAAGAAAGGGAAAAGTACATATTCATTTATCAGAAAAATACGCAGGTCTTTTAAAGGCGTATGTCTGAACCCTAAATCAAGATTGACCGACGAGCAATGCAAGAAGATTGCCATCGGTGCTATGTATGCTTCTCAGCAAGGAGCATATCAGAACTCGATAGAAACCGGTATTCCCGATATGCTCCCCAAAATACTTGGAGAATGGTGGGGAATTGAGACTACGGAAGATGCCCGGAAAGAACTGGACTATCTTTGCCAAAAAGGATACCGGTATTATTTTCCCTTTGTCTATCAGGCATTCCTGCTGGACAAACCGGAAGAACAAGATGAAATCTTTCAGCAGAACATGACTTCTCAAGAAGATTACGACAAGATTGTCATGCAATTTCAGAATTTGCAGGAAACCTATGAGGAACTGCTTTCCTGCAAAGTGATTGTGAGCAAGGAAGATTTAAAGCGTTATGGCGTTGCCGGTTGGGATGCGGGACGAATCTGCTTCCTTGCCCGTGCTTGCTGCGAAATGGACTACATCTCCGAAGCGGATGCCTGGAGATACATAGATGTGGCATACGACATGGCACATTCGGCATTCTCTTCGTGGAATGATATGGCTATGAGCTATGTTATCGGACGTTCCTTGTGGGGAGGAAAAAGTGCATACAATTCTGTAATGAAAAGTACTGCCGATGAATTGATGACACATGAAAACAGCCCGTGGAGAAAATACGTTTGGTAA
- a CDS encoding rhomboid family intramembrane serine protease, translating to MATGFRPKYERTIELAGYSSEELMLLAIEASKSLGWQAGSIKRDKSDFYTPTSFRSWQEKVILSAIDGKDGQLLATSICTSMQFMDWGKNKQNLNKLTATMQQLQNVHNISPTEADTVNKTTCAYTPEEKNTVIAHIRHFYGGIKGITKNIVSPSGVEILIVEPTSRFDCYTLVTCGAGASVMPVPDKATPSRCKFCMCMPPTWNTEDSWPIDWLLQCVSWLQQGDSWLACGHSLSDGTPLQDDTLMTSMLLTIPEERDKGAENCQLPNGDSVAIYQLVPVYTEEVLFKQANGIIPLLDKMKNVSYIVDTHRENTCRNFSAFEENGDSSISMDEKANASLRSILTIRKGNMATPLLVYINIALFVVMSICGVSLLAPTGISIIKWGADFGPLTLTGDWWRTITCNFIHIGVIHVLMNMYALLYIGIFLEQLIGGRRLISAYFLTGLFSALASLAMHPETISAGASGSIFGLYGIFLSYLVFHHRIEKGQRKSLLYSIGFFVFYNLMSGARAEGIDNAAHIGGLVSGIILGIIYLLTDRFATKKTSTLFISITEISFVLIFTALFAGQTSNLPADFIEIREMWENGTLEEYAQSVSSEKDTIETDPNTSYYMPQNATDVSTFTGSETDLGNGMKEYINNSCGFSCQYPSTWETIGKSDTEQILQLRGHGVSSLTVSYIKAPSKGAMEHMYDLLINSMKDSRSENINIHGKTFERISGKMECAVAGGGSIHINQNIVIHMNEETLENFIITSTTSDDCSESEVQEIIKTIRIN from the coding sequence ATGGCAACAGGATTCAGACCGAAATATGAGCGGACAATAGAGTTAGCCGGATATTCATCCGAAGAGCTGATGCTTCTTGCCATTGAGGCATCCAAATCTCTCGGTTGGCAAGCGGGCAGTATAAAACGTGATAAATCAGATTTTTATACGCCTACAAGTTTTAGATCGTGGCAAGAAAAGGTTATTCTTTCTGCAATAGACGGGAAGGACGGACAACTTCTTGCTACAAGCATATGCACATCCATGCAGTTCATGGACTGGGGAAAGAACAAGCAGAACCTTAATAAGCTTACAGCTACCATGCAGCAGTTGCAAAATGTTCATAATATCTCTCCGACGGAAGCCGATACTGTAAATAAAACCACGTGTGCATATACTCCGGAAGAAAAGAATACTGTCATTGCTCATATCCGTCACTTCTATGGAGGTATTAAAGGCATCACAAAAAACATTGTTTCACCGTCAGGAGTGGAAATCCTCATTGTTGAACCAACAAGCAGGTTTGACTGCTATACATTGGTAACATGTGGAGCAGGTGCTTCTGTTATGCCGGTGCCGGATAAAGCAACTCCTTCGAGGTGTAAATTCTGTATGTGTATGCCACCAACATGGAATACAGAAGACTCATGGCCGATTGACTGGCTTTTGCAATGTGTCTCATGGCTTCAACAAGGGGATTCCTGGCTTGCATGTGGGCATTCGCTGTCCGATGGTACACCGTTGCAGGATGATACTCTCATGACATCCATGTTGCTTACCATTCCCGAAGAACGGGACAAGGGTGCGGAAAACTGTCAACTGCCCAATGGAGATTCTGTGGCTATTTACCAACTGGTTCCTGTATATACGGAAGAAGTTCTGTTCAAACAAGCCAATGGCATCATTCCTCTATTGGACAAGATGAAGAATGTATCATATATTGTCGATACACACAGAGAAAACACATGTAGAAATTTTTCTGCTTTTGAAGAAAACGGGGATAGTTCCATAAGCATGGATGAAAAAGCGAATGCTTCCTTACGTTCAATACTGACAATCCGTAAAGGGAATATGGCAACACCCCTGCTTGTTTATATCAATATTGCCCTATTTGTCGTCATGTCGATATGCGGAGTGAGTCTGCTTGCTCCCACAGGAATATCCATCATAAAATGGGGAGCGGATTTCGGTCCCCTTACACTTACCGGTGACTGGTGGAGGACCATTACCTGTAATTTCATTCATATAGGAGTGATTCATGTTCTTATGAATATGTACGCACTGCTGTATATCGGAATATTCCTGGAACAGCTTATCGGCGGAAGGAGACTTATAAGCGCATATTTTCTGACAGGATTGTTTTCGGCTCTTGCCAGCTTGGCAATGCACCCTGAAACCATAAGCGCCGGAGCTTCCGGTTCGATATTCGGACTTTATGGAATATTCCTTTCTTATCTGGTGTTCCATCACAGGATAGAAAAAGGGCAACGCAAGTCCTTGTTATACAGTATCGGTTTCTTTGTATTCTATAACCTTATGTCCGGTGCAAGAGCAGAGGGCATAGATAATGCCGCCCATATTGGCGGACTTGTGTCCGGAATCATATTAGGCATCATATACTTGCTGACTGACCGATTTGCAACGAAGAAAACCTCTACCCTCTTTATATCGATTACGGAAATTTCTTTTGTGCTGATCTTTACGGCACTTTTTGCAGGACAGACATCCAACCTGCCGGCAGATTTTATAGAAATCAGGGAGATGTGGGAGAATGGTACACTTGAAGAATACGCACAAAGCGTTTCTTCTGAAAAAGATACTATTGAAACAGATCCCAACACCTCGTACTATATGCCGCAAAATGCAACGGATGTTTCCACTTTCACCGGAAGTGAAACAGATCTGGGCAATGGAATGAAAGAATACATAAATAATAGCTGTGGCTTCAGTTGCCAATATCCGTCAACTTGGGAAACAATAGGAAAGTCCGATACGGAACAGATATTGCAACTTCGAGGACATGGTGTCAGCAGTTTAACCGTTAGCTACATCAAAGCTCCTTCTAAGGGAGCAATGGAACATATGTATGATTTATTGATTAATTCCATGAAAGACTCCCGGTCAGAAAACATAAATATTCATGGAAAAACATTCGAAAGGATTTCGGGAAAGATGGAATGCGCTGTAGCAGGCGGTGGAAGTATCCATATAAATCAGAATATTGTTATCCATATGAATGAGGAGACACTGGAAAACTTCATCATTACTTCCACAACATCTGATGACTGTTCTGAATCCGAAGTTCAGGAGATTATAAAGACCATAAGAATAAATTAG
- a CDS encoding NAD(P)H-dependent oxidoreductase: MDKGIKQVVILLAHPDIKSSQANKALMDAVKEMEEVAIYNLYEMRPEDAYNIDLWSKIISQASALVFQFPLYWMSAPSLLKKWQDEVFTYLAKTPAVAGKALLVTVTTGSEYSAYRSGGRNNFTMDELLRPYQASALHAGMVWQTPVVAYGMGTADAGKNIAEGVNDYKLKIESLIGKSHVSGDW; encoded by the coding sequence ATGGATAAAGGTATAAAACAAGTTGTGATTCTTTTGGCACATCCCGACATTAAAAGTTCGCAAGCCAATAAGGCATTAATGGATGCTGTTAAAGAAATGGAAGAAGTGGCAATATACAATTTATATGAAATGCGTCCGGAAGATGCCTATAATATTGATTTATGGAGCAAGATTATATCGCAGGCATCTGCTCTTGTGTTTCAATTCCCGTTATATTGGATGTCGGCTCCTTCCTTGTTGAAGAAATGGCAGGATGAGGTATTTACTTATTTGGCTAAAACTCCGGCTGTGGCAGGAAAGGCATTATTGGTAACGGTCACTACCGGTTCCGAATACAGTGCATATCGCAGTGGGGGAAGAAACAACTTTACAATGGATGAACTGTTAAGACCTTATCAGGCAAGTGCCCTACATGCCGGAATGGTATGGCAGACACCTGTTGTCGCATACGGAATGGGAACGGCAGATGCCGGGAAAAACATTGCAGAGGGAGTTAATGACTACAAACTGAAAATAGAGTCCCTAATAGGAAAGAGTCACGTAAGCGGTGATTGGTGA
- a CDS encoding lipid A phosphoethanolamine transferase, protein MKLFRKIQKWFENQENLYYLFLIILIVPNIVLCFTEPMPLVAKVCNVLLPFSIYHMIMSWSGNCGKTFWILFPFLFFGAFQIVLLYLFGQSVIAVDMFLNLVTTNPGEALELLDNLIPAIIIVVLLYIPALVLAAVAVSKKRRLSETFVRRERKRARITVIAGILSLVAAYLFDARYELKSDLYPANVCYNIALAFQRTAQTQHYAETSKDFTFQAKTTRPEKNREVYVMVIGETSRAANWSIYGYNRNTNPELTKIKGLTAFSHVLTESNTTHKSVPMLMSSVTAHDFNSIYRQKGIITAFKEAGYRTAFFSNQRYNHSFIDFFGKEADICDFIKEDAGDGSYNPSDDELLKLVAAELAENASKQFIVLHTYGSHFNYRERYPADHAFFLPDFPVDAELKYKDNLINAYDNSIRYTDNFLARLIRMLQEQDIDAAMLYTSDHGEDIFDDDRHLFLHASPVPSYYQIHVPFLIWMSDNYRKNYPDLFKNAEINRQKNISSSASFFQTMLELGGIDTPSRNDSLSVINASYTEKNRVYLNDHNEARSLNDIGMREEDFTMLQTKGIVYR, encoded by the coding sequence ATGAAGCTTTTTAGAAAAATTCAAAAATGGTTTGAAAACCAAGAGAACTTGTATTACTTGTTCCTGATAATTCTGATAGTACCCAATATCGTACTATGTTTTACTGAACCTATGCCACTTGTGGCGAAGGTGTGCAATGTATTGCTTCCATTCTCCATATATCACATGATAATGAGTTGGTCGGGAAATTGTGGCAAGACTTTTTGGATATTGTTTCCTTTCCTGTTTTTTGGAGCATTCCAGATTGTATTGCTATATCTTTTCGGACAGTCTGTTATTGCAGTAGATATGTTTCTCAATCTGGTGACAACAAATCCCGGTGAGGCTTTGGAATTGCTGGACAACCTGATTCCCGCCATTATTATTGTTGTGCTGCTATATATACCGGCGCTGGTTTTGGCTGCGGTGGCCGTCAGCAAGAAACGGAGACTATCGGAAACGTTTGTTCGCAGAGAACGTAAACGTGCCCGGATAACGGTCATTGCAGGAATTCTGTCATTGGTAGCTGCTTATCTGTTTGATGCCCGTTATGAATTGAAATCGGATTTGTATCCGGCAAACGTATGTTATAATATTGCACTTGCCTTCCAACGTACTGCACAGACGCAACACTATGCGGAAACCTCTAAAGATTTTACTTTTCAGGCAAAAACCACCCGTCCGGAGAAGAATAGGGAAGTTTATGTTATGGTAATCGGAGAGACATCCCGTGCCGCTAACTGGTCTATTTACGGGTATAACCGCAATACGAATCCGGAACTTACCAAAATAAAAGGATTGACAGCCTTCTCTCATGTACTGACAGAATCCAATACTACGCACAAAAGTGTCCCTATGCTGATGTCTTCGGTTACGGCGCACGACTTCAATTCCATCTATCGGCAAAAAGGAATTATCACAGCATTTAAGGAAGCGGGCTACCGGACTGCTTTCTTTTCCAATCAACGCTATAACCATTCTTTCATCGATTTCTTTGGAAAAGAAGCCGATATATGCGATTTCATTAAAGAAGATGCAGGAGATGGCAGTTACAATCCTTCGGACGATGAACTTTTGAAACTGGTAGCCGCCGAGTTGGCAGAAAATGCTTCCAAGCAATTTATCGTTCTCCACACCTATGGTTCCCATTTTAATTATCGGGAACGCTATCCGGCGGACCACGCTTTCTTTTTGCCTGATTTTCCGGTAGATGCAGAATTGAAATATAAGGATAATCTGATAAATGCTTATGATAATTCTATCCGGTATACAGATAATTTTCTGGCTCGTCTCATCCGGATGTTACAGGAACAGGACATAGATGCGGCAATGCTTTATACCTCAGATCATGGAGAGGATATCTTTGATGATGACCGTCACCTTTTCCTGCATGCTTCACCCGTTCCGTCCTATTATCAGATACACGTGCCTTTTCTGATATGGATGTCTGACAATTATCGGAAGAATTATCCGGATCTTTTTAAAAATGCAGAGATAAACCGACAGAAAAATATTTCATCCAGTGCGTCTTTCTTCCAGACGATGCTGGAATTAGGTGGCATAGACACACCTAGCCGAAACGATTCATTGTCCGTAATAAATGCTTCATATACCGAAAAAAACAGAGTATACCTCAATGACCATAATGAAGCCCGTTCATTGAACGATATAGGAATGCGTGAAGAGGATTTTACCATGCTGCAAACGAAAGGGATAGTATACAGGTAA